From the Psychrobacillus sp. FSL K6-4046 genome, one window contains:
- the nagB gene encoding glucosamine-6-phosphate deaminase, with protein sequence MTWLEVKTYEEMSKMAATIFEKQLREKPHSVLGLATGGTPIGFYKELVQCYIKGDISFEEASTFNLDEYVGVGSEEATSYHKYMQEHLFNHVNIPRENVYLPDGLATNLEKECARYEQQIEQKGGIDLQLLGIGVNGHIGFNEPGTSFQSRTHVVELADKTKQDNAKYFPEGKSVPELAITMGIETIMMAKQIVLLAFGENKIETLNRIKEQGISEDFPASCLKKHPHVTIIYGS encoded by the coding sequence ATAACATGGTTGGAAGTTAAAACTTACGAAGAAATGAGTAAAATGGCAGCTACTATTTTTGAAAAGCAATTAAGAGAAAAGCCACATAGTGTATTAGGATTGGCAACAGGAGGTACTCCGATAGGCTTTTATAAAGAATTGGTGCAATGCTACATAAAAGGTGATATTTCTTTTGAAGAAGCAAGTACGTTTAACCTGGATGAATATGTAGGGGTCGGGTCGGAGGAAGCTACAAGCTACCATAAATATATGCAGGAGCATCTATTTAACCATGTAAACATTCCAAGAGAAAATGTTTATCTTCCAGATGGCTTAGCAACGAATTTAGAGAAGGAATGTGCCCGTTATGAGCAGCAGATTGAACAAAAAGGCGGAATTGATCTTCAATTATTGGGGATTGGTGTTAATGGACACATTGGGTTTAATGAGCCAGGTACGTCTTTTCAGTCAAGAACACATGTTGTCGAGCTTGCAGATAAAACAAAACAGGATAATGCTAAATACTTTCCAGAAGGAAAATCAGTCCCAGAGCTAGCCATTACAATGGGTATTGAAACAATTATGATGGCTAAGCAGATTGTGTTATTAGCCTTTGGTGAAAATAAAATAGAGACTTTGAATCGCATTAAGGAACAAGGCATCTCCGAGGATTTTCCGGCAAGCTGTTTGAAAAAGCATCCTCATGTAACCATTATTTATGGAAGTTAA
- the nagA gene encoding N-acetylglucosamine-6-phosphate deacetylase, whose product MSNYRIQNVQMCLEDGQIIDGEILIVDGKIASISEGTMEEFTGEVIDGMGYVAMPGFIDIHIHGAAGADFMDGELKATKEIAEYLPQEGTTSFLATTITHSSERIKQSIEVNTQFLEEGIENQGAEMLGFHLEGPFIHPEQAGAQPVQHIQKPSIDRLNSWFGEQLSNLKVVTLAPELDEAFEMIQYLKEKGVISSAGHSKASYQDINNAVQNGLTHLTHFTNAMTGVHHREIGMVGAGFMNEMLFCEVIADGIHLSDDMLRLVFKVIGPDRLILITDSMRAKGLPDGNYSLGDQEVKVVGRTATLKTGTLAGSVLKMNEGVRKIRDLTDLPLHELVKITSTNAAKRLGIDDRKGSLAVGKDADIVLLNNSFEIQYTFCKGRLSYSNEQR is encoded by the coding sequence TCTGAAGGTACAATGGAAGAGTTTACTGGAGAAGTCATTGATGGTATGGGATATGTTGCAATGCCTGGTTTTATAGATATCCATATTCATGGCGCTGCTGGCGCTGATTTTATGGATGGAGAGCTCAAGGCTACTAAAGAGATTGCCGAATACTTGCCTCAAGAAGGAACAACTTCTTTTTTAGCAACGACTATTACTCATTCATCAGAGCGAATTAAACAATCGATAGAAGTAAACACTCAATTCCTGGAGGAGGGTATAGAAAATCAGGGAGCAGAGATGCTTGGCTTTCATTTGGAGGGGCCATTTATACATCCCGAGCAGGCAGGGGCTCAGCCGGTTCAGCATATACAAAAGCCTTCCATTGATCGTTTAAATAGTTGGTTTGGAGAACAACTAAGCAATTTGAAGGTGGTTACATTGGCTCCTGAGCTCGACGAAGCTTTTGAGATGATCCAATATTTAAAAGAGAAAGGAGTTATTTCTTCCGCAGGTCATTCGAAGGCATCCTATCAAGACATTAATAATGCAGTACAAAATGGGTTAACACACCTAACGCATTTTACCAATGCTATGACAGGTGTTCACCATCGAGAAATTGGGATGGTTGGAGCAGGATTCATGAATGAAATGCTTTTCTGTGAAGTTATTGCGGATGGTATCCATTTATCAGACGATATGCTTCGATTAGTATTTAAGGTGATTGGGCCGGATAGACTCATCCTCATTACTGATTCAATGCGAGCAAAAGGGCTTCCCGATGGAAACTATTCACTTGGCGATCAGGAGGTCAAGGTGGTTGGTCGAACTGCTACATTAAAAACGGGTACATTAGCTGGAAGTGTGCTAAAAATGAATGAGGGTGTACGGAAAATCCGAGATTTAACTGATTTACCGCTTCATGAGTTAGTCAAAATAACCTCAACAAATGCAGCAAAAAGATTAGGGATAGATGATCGAAAAGGGAGTTTAGCAGTTGGGAAGGATGCCGACATTGTATTGCTAAATAACTCCTTTGAAATACAATATACTTTTTGTAAAGGAAGGCTGAGTTATTCTAATGAGCAAAGGTAA